In Nomia melanderi isolate GNS246 chromosome 5, iyNomMela1, whole genome shotgun sequence, a single genomic region encodes these proteins:
- the Tet gene encoding tet methylcytosine dioxygenase-like isoform X2 produces the protein MQQSKDSLNPAANQQTGALRNGNPPPPVVSMSPGVMPFYGDSSAGFRPATGFGNTVWHQGVAPVGAVAVETSAAPWPPQQFIQQIPAPNQLEELRYHTQYTAAAPYHPQPVAYQQQTFITTDQSAFQRAGATGQYTITGQPSPLPPVAAQTVPSTAQRPLNGQFMDPAAAASQSVGYERQDYVNGYQQQDVTMAPPPSTTPTSRSSSVHMDNQQQQQQQQQASQQQQQSQPPQPQTDTQVKGFATIAASNVSGNEMPGYPLQPGPQSLHNSNGYPGYVEMGQQHVANHQWQPQVAQQPQQHQQHQQHQQQQHQQHQQHQQQQQQQQQQQHMQRQHTVSDGGQRHIWSDTSTGTKMSNNMNWSDGTMQQSHQQQQQQSQQKTPQQQQQQQQQTMQSSNSMKAQEQQQSMQMQAQQELPRPASHMSWENGSVKESQTPQPWSDNTESQQQQQPQTQGNWSRQSPKLRDGQNPRLTPSSQQQTQHQAWLQHSPKLSDHQQNPPHQNARMTPSSQQHSWQQSSPELQQNTSQQNPRLTPSGPQMSQQQQQSQTQQQQQQQQQWPQQTKIEKNPRLTPSNQMSWPDTPTSQPNWSPNSIKSDGSQQPQQQWPDSQPSPRRTPGHQPAAWQPQPPQQDNKMENQMSWSPSSVTENQPTWGQQATKQDMQNSGERVLWQQQQQQQATDTGKPNGFPDNQDAQENNVFAQSNRVNLNSRLKSMILNKQQQQQQQQQQQQQQQQQQQQQQQQQQQQQLQHQQQMQQQTQQHHMTPQEQQHHSIHHQMQSQHVNSNAGANGDYHTAEDRVRDENAEKLQEKQTDQYLSQTGIISMSQSNESLTGNFLLHSHHPRVDSLPDGGGLWEWSGGGNALSNGNAMQETGSGIASIESLIKYGEEKTGLATKTCEKPVTRDGDTGREELWRSSTEKNDDNQTDDKYFQRELSRGEQTDEGSFAERPKKLESEKIEGTTATGLGYQEVTKASLGSEEDHHPTYVENTAEKAASTTDANCDSLQTIKQENLGDYGCSGSECAPSPTVSSKSDGYQAREIKTEPDQRSQDASDYKFRGDGGPAKVSPGVGSWCCRRGGTEQPTPEHLREGCCQGLQTRDEILADSPGKPEKNEGPQSPRAVPATTKLQDHLDKLKNNVRTEVPDCNCFPADKCPPEPGSYYTHLGAAASLPDLRNDLERRTGLKGNAIRFEKVIYTGKEGKTTQGCPMAKWIIRRSGLEEKILTIVKHRQGHKCPTAWIVVAMVAWEGVPTHEADRIYSLLSHKLNRFGLPTTRRCGTNEPRTCACQGLDPDTCGASFSFGCSWSMYYNGCKYARSKTVRKFRLSVRSEEQEVEERMHVLATLLSPLYLSLAPEAFNNQTQFEREASECRLGFKPGRPFSGVTACIDFCAHSHRDLHDMNNGCTVVVTLTKHRTLSKPEDEQLHVLPLYIMDTTDECGSKEGQDEKVRAGHVEVLTKYPCEVRVRSVPLQPCRRHGKKRKEDEPDTVSNKKDNSKGGNEKTPDPARVPGHQDPARSQMRDPQLSLEMASMFEGMDAQLQSSQVSSTVLDSPVSMYQGWGYQNEQQWSRNGWLDQRKNNWLNPWGEYSFGGLDRDTKVDPDSTSLDDIRPRSAVSQEEHRPGSRNLPNSTMDSPRNCYPHSPRAHPVSPRSSHAGTPGDPYTMSPRGCPPTPQDQRMTSPRSSYPETSYPPSRNYQNMYDNRQSNASPKTGSYPPHLDQRGGHLIRSNQPHGCAPNNFRNIGQACDQTKPPFPKPPQDSSHKYPVSQINYLEAPKSQAEASFANRIQGHYPTAHAVQPARNFPFQGQHNDHSDAFTGGLSVSSCMDGNASHKPFGAANPDLLLHASAHLPSNQATDPQGYVDQRKYRQQKPEQKLGMNQMMSPAPSDHVAGGGAGGTGGWNMLGGWYPDQARSYDQQQSYGNQAHVERNHQTPIDHQKSLNWNDRMQQPDQSKQHSWEPPSDPSPFRVPKGRPPSRTASNQNPTTDNTYQNSSNRTFLKPQDPARNAYADSPSNHVQSSGMHPSNNNQRRPDWPEEKMKEGFHEARQNAGNPNCCPWPEEMKQVQDFHAMPGLGHPHASFPQYGYPTYPVFDKPYSNSWEGYNYHQPYHAQTAEYPPQFYQQPKREACFPPAQYSYQGVPPYQSLNPSWARWDTPRWDIYGPPPYFPVIPEPPPKAEPLGEVADYSDNEECFKDSQMGGVAIALGHGSVLFECAKHEMHATTALKKPNRLNPTRISLVFYQHRNLNRPKHGWDEWEEKMRLRKLGVTTTAATTSTNSSTTASQPSTPSTPTSPATTTEKSAPVPHVPNVPSSQFMMRSPTYTTMTWTTLFPMHPCMITGPYQEGGAIG, from the exons TCACCGGGAGTGATGCCATTCTACGGCGACTCCAGTGCCGGTTTCCGACCGGCAACCGGCTTCGGAAATACTGTTTGGCACCAGGGTGTCGCTCCTGTGGGAGCGGTCGCGGTTGAAACGTCAGCAGCACCATGGCCACCTCAGCAGTTCATCCAACAAATTCCGGCCCCGAATCAGCTTGAGGAGCTGAGGTACCATACCCAGTACACCGCAGCAGCGCCTTACCATCCGCAGCCAG TCGCATATCAGCAGCAGACTTTCATTACGACGGATCAGTCGGCGTTTCAGCGTGCCGGAGCGACAGGACAATACACAATCACGGGGCAGCCCTCGCCCTTGCCGCCGGTCGCCGCGCAAACGGTACCGTCGACGGCTCAGAGGCCACTAAACGGTCAATTCATGGATCCCGCTGCCGCAGCGTCCCAATCAGTTGGTTATGAAAGGCAGGATTACGTGAATGGCTACCAACAACAG GACGTGACGATGGCGCCGCCGCCATCGACCACTCCGACGAGTCGCAGCAGCTCGGTGCACATGGACAaccagcagcaacagcaacagcagcagcaagcctcgcagcagcagcagcaatcCCAGCCTCCTCAACCCCAAACCGACACACAGGTGAAAGGGTTCGCGACCATCGCTGCCAGTAATGTGTCGGGAAACGAGATGCCTGGGTATCCACTTCAACCGGGCCCACAGAGTTTACACAACTCTAACGGATATCCAGGCTACGTGGAAATGGGTCAGCAACACGTGGCGAACCATCAGTGGCAGCCTCAGGTGGCGCAACAGCCGCAACAGCACCAACAGCACCAGCAGCACCAACAGCAACAACACCAACAACACCAACAACaccaacagcaacagcaacaacaacagcaacagcagcataTGCAGCGGCAGCACACAGTGTCGGATGGTGGTCAGCGGCACATCTGGTCTGACACTAGCACTGGCACAAAGATGAGCAACAATATGAATTGGTCGGACGGAACGATGCAACAGTCACaccaacagcagcaacaacaatcGCAACAGAAGACTccccagcagcagcagcagcagcagcagcagaccATGCAGAGCAGCAATAGCATGAAGGCGCAAGAACAGCAGCAAAGCATGCAAATGCAGGCACAACAAGAGTTACCTAGGCCAGCCAGTCACATGAGTTGGGAGAACGGTAGCGTGAAAGAGTCCCAGACGCCTCAGCCGTGGTCAGACAACACGGAGagccagcagcagcaacagccgCAGACTCAAGGGAACTGGTCTCGGCAGAGTCCAAAGCTGAGGGACGGCCAAAATCCGAGATTGACACCCTCTAGTCAACAGCAGACGCAGCACCAGGCCTGGCTGCAGCATTCACCTAAActgtcggaccaccagcagaATCCGCCCCACCAGAACGCCAGGATGACGCCATCCAGCCAGCAACATAGCTGGCAGCAAAGCAGCCCGGAATTGCAGCAGAACACGAGTCAACAGAATCCGAGGTTAACGCCGTCCGGTCCGCAGATGTCTCAGCAGCAACAGCAGTCGCAGacacagcaacaacaacagcagcaacaacagtgGCCACAACAGACGAAGATCGAGAAGAATCCCAGGCTGACGCCGTCTAATCAGATGTCCTGGCCAGACACGCCCACTAGTCAACCGAATTGGTCGCCAAACAGCATAAAGAGCGACGGCAGTCAACAGCCGCAGCAACAGTGGCCCGATTCTCAACCGAGTCCGAGGCGGACGCCCGGACATCAGCCTGCTGCGTGGCAACCTCAGCCACCCCAGCAGGACAACAAAATGGAAAACCAGATGTCCTGGTCGCCTAGCTCAGTCACGGAGAACCAGCCGACCTGGGGCCAACAGGCGACCAAGCAAGACATGCAGAACTCTGGGGAAAGAGTATTGtggcagcaacagcaacagcagcaggcCACAGACACAGGCAAACCGAACGGTTTCCCAGATAACCAAGATGCTCAGGAGAATAACGTATTTGCTCAATCTAATCGCGTTAACTTAAACAGCCGACTGAAATCGATGATACTAAAcaagcagcaacaacaacaacaacaacaacagcagcagcagcagcagcagcagcagcaacaacaacagcagcagcaacagcaacaacaacagctgCAGCATCAACAACAGATGCAGCAACAAACTCAACAGCATCACATGACCCCTCAGGAGCAACAGCATCATAGTATCCACCATCAGATGCAGTCGCAGCACGTGAACAGCAACGCTGGTGCGAATGGTGACTACCATACCGCAGAAGATCGCGTGAGGGACGAAAACGCAGAGAAGCTCCAAGAGAAACAGACGGACCAATATTTAAGCCAGACGGGCATCATCTCGATGTCACAGTCGAACGAATCTCTGACcggtaattttttattgcatagCCACCACCCTCGGGTCGATAGTTTGCCCGACGGTGGTGGCTTATGGGAGTGGTCAGGGGGCGGTAACGCTTTGAGCAACGGTAACGCGATGCAGGAGACCGGCAGTGGGATCGCATCCATCGAGAGTTTGATCAAGTACGGCGAGGAGAAGACCGGCCTCGCCACGAAAACCTGCGAGAAACCTGTGACACGCGATGGAGACACGGGACGAGAGGAGCTGTGGAGGAGTAGTACGGAAAAGAACGACGACAATCAGACCGACGACAAGTACTTTCAGAGAGAGTTGTCGCGAGGGGAGCAGACCGATGAGGGTAGTTTCGCGGAGCGACCGAAGAAGTTAGAAAGCGAGAAAATCGAGGGGACGACGGCGACGGGTCTCGGCTACCAGGAAGTCACCAAGGCGTCGTTGGGTAGCGAAGAGGATCATCATCCCACGTATGTGGAGAATACCGCGGAAAAGGCTGCGTCAACGACAGACGCGAACTGTGACTCCTTGCAGACCATCAAGCAAGAGAACTTAGGGGACTACGGTTGTTCGGGTTCAGAGTGTGCCCCGTCGCCAACAGTTTCATCAAAGAGCGACGGTTATCAAGCTAGAGAGATCAAGACAGAGCCAGATCAGAGATCGCAGGACGCCAGCGACTACAAGTTCCGCGGAGACGGCGGTCCGGCGAAAGTGTCGCCGGGCGTCGGTTCCTGGTGTTGTCGCAGGGGCGGCACCGAGCAACCGACACCCGAGCACTTGCGCGAGGGCTGTTGCCAGGGTCTGCAGACGCGGGACGAGATCCTCGCTGACTCGCCAGGGAAGCCGGAGAAGAACGAGGGACCTCAGAGCCCGCGTGCCGTGCCGGCCACCACGAAACTGCAAGATCACTTGGACAAACTGAAGAACAATGTGAGGACCGAAGTACCGGACTGCAACTGCTTCCCAGCCGACAAAT GTCCGCCTGAACCCGGCTCGTACTACACTCACCTCGGGGCGGCCGCGAGCCTGCCCGACCTACGGAACGATCTTGAACGAAGAACTGGCCTTAAGGGAAACGCCATTAGATTCGAAAAGGTGATCTACACGGGAAAGGAGGGGAAAACCACCCAGGGATGTCCGATGGCTAAGTGG ATAATCCGACGATCCGGTCTGGAGGAGAAGATTCTGACCATAGTGAAACACCGGCAAGGACACAAGTGCCCGACAGCCTGGATAGTGGTCGCGATGGTTGCCTGGGAAGGCGTGCCGACCCATGAAGCCGATCGGATCTATTCGTTGTTGAGTCACAAACTGAACCGATTCGGCCTGCCTACCACCAGAAGATGCGGGACTAACGAGCCGAGAACCTGCGCCTGCCAGGGCCTCGACCCCGACACGTGCGGCGCGAGCTTCTCCTTCGGCTGTTCTTGGTCCATGTATTATAACGGCTGCAAATACGCCAGAAGCAAAACCGTCCGTAAATTTCGACTGTCAGTACGATCGGAG GAGCAAGAAGTCGAAGAAAGAATGCACGTCCTGGCGACGCTATTGTCGCCTCTTTACCTCAGCCTTGCACCAGAAGCCTTCAACAATCAAACACAGTTCGAACGCGAAGCAAGCGAATGCCGTTTAGGATTCAAGCCTGGCCGACCGTTTTCCGGCGTTACAGCCTGCATCGACTTCTGCGCGCACTCTCATCGTGACCTTCATGACATGAACAACGGATGCACTGTA GTGGTAACGCTGACGAAACACCGGACTTTATCTAAACCTGAAGATGAACAGTTACACGTACTACCTCTTTACATAATGGATACCACTGATGAGTGCGGGTCGAAGGAAGGACAGGACGAGAAGGTTCGCGCTGGACACGTAGAAGTTTTAACGAA ATATCCCTGTGAAGTGAGAGTCCGATCGGTTCCCCTCCAACCATGCCGGCGCCACgggaagaaacgaaaagaagacGAGCCGGATACGGTGAGCAACAAGAAAGACAACTCAAAGGGCGGCAACGAGAAAACACCAGATCCGGCACGTGTACCTGGCCACCAAGATCCTGCTAGGTCTCAAATGAGGGATCCACAGCTGTCCCTGGAAATGGCGTCGATGTTTGAGGGGATGGACGCACAGTTACAGAGCTCTCAGGTGTCCTCGACGGTTCTGGACAGTCCTGTGTCGATGTATCAAGGTTGGGGCTACCAGAACGAGCAGCAGTGGAGCAGGAACGGTTGGCTCGACCAACGAAAAAACAACTGGTTGAATCCGTGGGGCGAGTACTCATTCGGCGGATTAGACCGAGACACAAAGGTGGACCCGGATAGCACCAGTCTGGACGACATAAGACCTAGAAGTGCGGTATCCCAAGAAGAACATCGACCGGGCTCTAGAAATTTACCAAATTCCACCATGGATTCGCCTAGGAACTGCTACCCGCATTCGCCCAGAGCACACCCGGTATCACCTAGAAGTTCACACGCGGGTACACCGGGTGATCCATACACCATGTCGCCCAGAGGTTGTCCACCAACACCGCAGGACCAAAGAATGACGTCACCAAGGAGCTCGTACCCAGAGACAAGTTACCCGCCGTCCAGGAACTATCAAAACATGTATGATAACAGACAGAGTAACGCATCTCCTAAGACTGGCTCGTATCCGCCTCACCTGGACCAAAGGGGCGGACACCTGATTCGATCCAATCAACCACACGGCTGTGCACCGAATAATTTCCGGAACATCGGACAAGCTTGCGACCAAACGAAACCACCGTTCCCGAAGCCACCGCAAGATTCTAGTCACAAGTATCCCGTGTCGCAGATCAATTACCTAGAGGCTCCTAAGTCGCAGGCTGAAGCTTCGTTCGCGAACAGGATTCAGGGCCACTACCCTACAGCCCATGCTGTTCAACCAGCCAGGAACTTCCCGTTTCAGGGTCAGCACAACGACCATAGCGACGCGTTCACCGGCGGTCTCTCAGTGTCCTCCTGTATGGACGGGAACGCTAGTCACAAGCCGTTCGGTGCGGCTAATCCAGATCTCCTGTTGCACGCCTCTGCACACCTGCCCAGTAATCAAGCGACTGATCCTCAAGGTTACGTGGATCAGAGGAAGTATCGTCAACAGAAGCCAGAACAGAAGCTTGGGATGAATCAGATGATGTCACCAGCACCGTCTGATCACGTGGCAGGAGGCGGAGCGGGTGGAACAGGGGGTTGGAACATGCTGGGCGGTTGGTATCCGGATCAGGCCAGATCCTACGATCAACAACAAAGTTACGGGAACCAGGCGCACGTCGAGAGGAATCATCAAACTCCAATCGATCATCAGAAATCATTGAATTGGAACGACAGAATGCAACAACCGGATCAATCGAAGCAGCACAGTTGGGAGCCACCGTCCGACCCTTCGCCATTCCGGGTACCTAAGGGCAGACCTCCGTCGAGGACCGCGTCCAACCAAAATCCGACAACTGACAATACATATCAGAACTCCTCTAACAGGACGTTCCTCAAGCCCCAGGACCCGGCGCGGAATGCATATGCTGATAGTCCCAGTAATCACGTGCAGAGCAGCGGCATGCATCCAAGCAACAACAATCAGAGGAGACCGGACTGGCCAGAGGAGAAGATGAAGGAGGGATTCCACGAGGCCAGACAGAACGCCGGGAACCCGAACTGCTGTCCGTGGCCCGAGGAGATGAAACAGGTGCAGGACTTCCATGCAATGCCCGGCTTGGGACACCCCCACGCTTCCTTCCCCCAGTACGGGTATCCCACCTATCCAGTGTTCGACAAACCATATTCAAACTCCTGGGAAGGCTACAACTACCATCAACCGTATCACGCGCAAACGGCGGAGTATCCGCCTCAGTTCTACCAGCAACCAAAGAGAGAAGCGTGCTTTCCCCCGGCACAGTACTCCTATCAAGGAGTGCCCCCGTATCAGAGCCTGAACCCTAGCTGGGCCAGGTGGGACACTCCTCGATGGGACATTTACGGGCCACCACCGTACTTCCCGGTGATACCAGAACCGCCTCCAAAAGCGGAGCCGCTGGGAGAGGTGGCCGACTACTCGGACAACGAAGAATGTTTCAAGGACTCTCAAATGGGCGGTGTCGCGATAGCACTTGGCCATGGTAGCGTGTTATTTGAGTGCGCGAAACACGAGATGCACGCGACCACGGCCCTGAAGAAGCCCAATCGCCTCAACCCCACCAGGATCAGCCTGGTGTTCTACCAGCACAGGAACCTGAACAGACCTAAGCACGGTTGGGACGAATGGGAGGAGAAGATGCGACTGAGGAAGCTAGGAGTGACAACCACAGCTGCCACTACTAGTACCAATAGCTCTACGACCGCGTCGCAGCCTTCAACACCGTCTACACCGACCAGTCCCGCGACCACCACCGAAAAGTCCGCACCAGTCCCACATGTGCCGAACGTTCCCAGCTCGCAGTTCATGATGAGATCGCCTACATACACCACGATGACCTGGACCACGCTGTTCCCGATGCACCCGTGCATGATAACCGGCCCGTATCAGGAAGGGGGCGCCATCGGATGA